A section of the Agrococcus sp. SGAir0287 genome encodes:
- a CDS encoding PTS mannitol transporter subunit IICBA, translating to MTATAPAVEQRGGARVAVQRFGTFLSGMIMPNIPALIAWGILTALFIPAGPFPNQGITDFVVGPVIHYLLPLIIANTGGRMVYDQRGGIVATVATAGAIGGADYIASLVPDGPSSPHMFIGAMILGPLSAWVMKMLDRLWDGKVRAGFEMLVNMFSAGIVAFLMALFGFFVIAQVVTFIMRVLGGAVGFLVDSGLLPLASIIIEPAKVFFLNNALNHGVLTPLGVQQASETGSSIFFLLEANPGPGLGVLLAFTFFGVGVSKATAPGAAIIHFFGGIHEVYFPYVLAKPVLLVAMIAGGASGVATNAILGTGLGFPAAPGSIIAVFGAAISVSALNLVGVLASVLISATVTFLVASVILRASRKRDLEREAAGADDFGAAVARTEANKGRSSEALAGLRTAAAGGTATATLAGPISKIVFACDAGMGSSAMGASVLRSKIKQAGFGDVSVSNVAIANLDATPDVIVTQQELTPRAQQRTPDAIHISVDNFMSSPRYDEVVELVARSREAAPAEEAAPAAAAAPSTAPSTPADDVLTLERITVSPTATTKEAAIQEAADVLVAAGAVTPAYADAMREREATVSTYMGNLLAIPHGTNEAKGEVLASAISVARYPQAISWDGNDVRFVVGIAGKDGGHLEILAKIATVFSDEAQVQRLLDAPDEQAMLDILAAVND from the coding sequence TGCCCAACATCCCCGCGCTCATCGCGTGGGGCATCCTCACGGCCCTGTTCATCCCGGCCGGGCCGTTCCCGAACCAGGGCATCACCGACTTCGTCGTCGGCCCGGTCATCCACTACCTGCTGCCGCTCATCATCGCGAACACGGGCGGCCGGATGGTCTACGACCAGCGCGGCGGCATCGTCGCCACGGTCGCGACGGCGGGCGCGATCGGCGGCGCCGACTACATCGCATCCCTCGTGCCCGACGGCCCGAGCTCGCCGCACATGTTCATCGGCGCGATGATCCTCGGCCCGCTGTCGGCCTGGGTCATGAAGATGCTCGACCGGCTGTGGGATGGCAAGGTCCGCGCGGGCTTCGAGATGCTCGTCAACATGTTCTCGGCGGGCATCGTCGCGTTCCTGATGGCGCTGTTCGGCTTCTTCGTCATCGCCCAGGTCGTCACGTTCATCATGCGCGTGCTCGGCGGCGCGGTCGGCTTCCTCGTCGACTCCGGCCTGCTGCCGCTCGCGAGCATCATCATCGAGCCCGCGAAGGTCTTCTTCCTCAACAACGCGCTGAACCACGGCGTGCTGACCCCGCTGGGCGTGCAGCAGGCGTCGGAGACCGGCAGCTCGATCTTCTTCCTGCTCGAGGCGAACCCCGGTCCCGGCCTCGGCGTGCTGCTCGCCTTCACCTTCTTCGGCGTGGGCGTCTCGAAGGCCACGGCGCCGGGCGCGGCGATCATCCACTTCTTCGGCGGCATCCACGAGGTGTACTTCCCGTACGTCCTCGCGAAGCCCGTCCTGCTCGTGGCGATGATCGCGGGCGGCGCCTCGGGCGTCGCGACGAACGCCATCCTCGGCACGGGCCTCGGCTTCCCCGCGGCTCCGGGGTCGATCATCGCGGTCTTCGGCGCGGCGATCTCCGTCTCGGCCCTGAACCTCGTGGGCGTGCTCGCGTCCGTGCTCATCTCGGCGACCGTCACGTTCCTCGTCGCATCGGTCATCCTGCGTGCGTCGCGCAAGCGCGACCTCGAGCGCGAGGCAGCCGGTGCCGACGACTTCGGCGCGGCGGTGGCGCGCACCGAGGCGAACAAGGGTCGGTCCTCCGAGGCGCTCGCCGGGCTGCGCACCGCCGCAGCCGGCGGCACCGCGACCGCGACGCTCGCCGGGCCGATCTCGAAGATCGTGTTCGCCTGCGACGCGGGCATGGGCTCGAGCGCCATGGGCGCCTCGGTGCTGCGGAGCAAGATCAAGCAGGCGGGCTTCGGCGACGTGAGCGTGTCGAACGTCGCGATCGCGAACCTCGACGCGACGCCCGACGTGATCGTGACGCAGCAGGAGCTCACGCCGCGCGCGCAGCAGCGGACGCCCGATGCGATCCACATCTCGGTCGACAACTTCATGAGCAGTCCGCGGTACGACGAGGTCGTGGAGCTCGTCGCGCGCAGCCGCGAGGCGGCGCCCGCCGAGGAGGCCGCGCCGGCCGCTGCGGCCGCACCGTCCACGGCGCCCTCGACGCCCGCCGACGACGTGCTGACGCTCGAGCGCATCACCGTCTCGCCGACGGCGACGACGAAGGAGGCCGCCATCCAGGAGGCCGCCGACGTGCTCGTCGCCGCGGGCGCCGTCACGCCGGCGTACGCCGACGCGATGCGCGAGCGCGAGGCGACGGTGTCGACGTACATGGGCAACCTGCTCGCGATCCCGCACGGCACGAACGAGGCCAAGGGCGAGGTGCTCGCCTCGGCGATCTCGGTCGCCCGCTACCCGCAGGCCATCTCGTGGGACGGCAACGACGTTCGCTTCGTCGTCGGCATCGCCGGCAAGGACGGCGGACACCTCGAGATCCTCGCGAAGATCGCCACGGTCTTCAGCGACGAGGCGCAGGTGCAGCGGCTGCTCGACGCGCCCGACGAGCAGGCGATGCTGGACATCCTGGCCGCGGTGAACGACTGA